The Qipengyuania oceanensis genome includes the window TGTCGCCGGCTCCACTTCCATTTCATCCTACCTGGCTCCGCAGCGGAATTCGTCCGTGCGGATGAGTTTTCGTACGCAGGATGGTCTGATTGGCGAAAGAAGAGCTCATTACGATTGAGGGCGCGATCGACGAGATCCTGCCCGATGGACGCTTCGGCGTCACACTCGATAATGAGCATCGCATCATCTGCTATACCGCAGGCAAGATGCGTCGCTATCGCATCCGATCGGTCGTTGGAGACCGCGTACACGTCGAAATGACGCCCTACGATCTAAGCAAAGGCCGGATCGTCTTCCGCGAGCGAACTCCCGGGCAATCGCCCGCCGGTGCTCGCAAGCGCGGATACAGGCGTTGAGACTGTTTTTTGAAGGCGGCGGGAAGACCCTGCCGGACAGAATTACCATGAATGCAATCAACCTGCGCGAAGCCGCGCGCCCCAAACTTTCGCTGCGCTATGGCGCAATCCATCCGGCGCATACGCACGGCGAGCTGGCAAGTCCCGGTCCCATGCCGATCGCCGAACTGCGACGTCTCGTCGCAACGATGATCGACTGATCGCCAGACACGACCGGCGGCCATGCACAAGCAAGACCGCCAGAGCAGGAGAACCGACATGGACCTGAACCATCAATATGCCGAGCACCAGCGAGCGCTTATGGGCGCCCGGGATGCCGCCAACGATGACGTCCGCTCCGCCAGATTGACTGACGCACTGGATATCGCCGGACGGATCAGCGACTTTCAGCACGGCCTCGGCGCTGCCGCGGCATGTGCCTGGAGCAATGCGCGGTTCGCCAATCCGGCTCCGAAGAAGCAATTAGCCACCCTGGCGACCATCTAGGCCGCCGGGAGACCTGCAACCAAATCTGCTCACGTTGAATTTAGACGGATATCGACGCCTGGTGAGACAATCGGAATACTTTCGTTTGGCAAGCCTTCAATACGACGACCTCCTTTCAATTGACGACATGACGCACGACCCCGGCCCGCACTTTCGCGCGCCGGACACACCGTTTCTTGAAAGGAAACGACTATGACTACCGGTACCGTAAAATTCTTCAACAGCGACAAGGGCTATGGTTTCATCCAGCCTGACGACGGTTCTGCCGACAGCTTCGTCCATATCTCTGCCGTACAGGCAGCGGGCATGACAACGCTCGATAAGGACCAGCGCCTCAACTACGAAGTCGAGACGGGCAACAACGGGAAGGCCAGCGCGGTCAACCTTTCGTCCGCCGACTGACGGAAACTCGCTCCGGATCGCACAGCTGCGGTCCGGAGCCTTCCGTGTTTATCTCGCAGGAGTGTCGATGATGTCGGATACCTACAACTTCCAGATCGCGCGTGCAGACGCGGCCGCAGTGGAGGCGAAAGAAGCCTCGCTCGAGAATGCGAAACAGCGCGCCCTGCGCTCGGAGATTGCTTGGCGCGGTATGGCCCAGCGCACCCTGAAGATGGAGCAGGAACGCGAGAAAACCCGGGTGGAACGCGAACGGCGCAACGCCGAGCTCGCCGGAGGGCAGGAAGCGTCGACCTGATCGAGCGCTCGGTCCTCGCAAACTGACCGATATCCGGCGGCCGTCGAGCCGCTTCCGAAGCTGTTGCCGAAGAGCGCAGGCCATCCACGCCTGGCGAACAGATCGAGGTCACGATCCTCGATCGGGCCGGCGGGCAATGGCACGCCAAGAATGCTGACTGCATGAACGCACTCGCGGAACTACGATGTTCATACGGGCGGAATGGCGGAGACGGAGGTGGCAAGTAGGCGGATGCAACCAGTTGTGGTTTAACGGAAATACGAGGCGTTTCGAGGACTATTTACCACAATTGTTCCCCGACCTCGCTAAACCGCGATTTGAGCCACTGACTTTGAGTACTCTAGGCTCAGTGTCACGAATTTTGGAAACGTATAATATGTCCCGTGCGGGAAAGCGCGTCTTTCAAAGTCGCCTTTTGAATGGCGAATGTCCCTTTCGGGAAAAATATCTTGAATTTGATCGACTATCTGCATAGATTTCCCGAACGGGAAAGGAGGTGCTCATGCTCGATGTTGCCGCTATCGGCCAAATCATTCGCGAAGAACGCAAGGAGCTGGGTCTGCGACAGGACGAGTTGGCTGCTGCAAGCGGCGTCGGCTTGCGCTTCCTCGTTGAACTGGAGCGAGGGAAGGTAACCGTCCAGATGGGCAAAGTGCTCGATGTTCTCGCCGCTCTCGGTTGTGAACTGCAGATCAAGCTGCCTGACGGGATCGTGATTGCAGGTCGAGCAGACGCGTCCGAAAAGGATGAGTCGAAGTGACGCTGCCAATTCTGGATACGCTGGTGGTGTGGTGGGACGAACGCCAGGCAGGCGAACTCTCGATCGACAAGGGTGGCGCGATGCATTTCGCATATGCGCCTGATTGGCTGGCTGACGAAACAACCCCGGCACTTTCCCATGCGATGCCCAAGCAGCAAGAGCCATTTAAAGACCATGCTTGCAAAGCAGTCTTTGGCGGACTCCTAC containing:
- a CDS encoding cold-shock protein, with the protein product MTTGTVKFFNSDKGYGFIQPDDGSADSFVHISAVQAAGMTTLDKDQRLNYEVETGNNGKASAVNLSSAD
- a CDS encoding type II toxin-antitoxin system Y4mF family antitoxin, whose protein sequence is MLDVAAIGQIIREERKELGLRQDELAAASGVGLRFLVELERGKVTVQMGKVLDVLAALGCELQIKLPDGIVIAGRADASEKDESK
- the infA gene encoding translation initiation factor IF-1, translating into MAKEELITIEGAIDEILPDGRFGVTLDNEHRIICYTAGKMRRYRIRSVVGDRVHVEMTPYDLSKGRIVFRERTPGQSPAGARKRGYRR